ACGTAGGCGAACTGAATGTACGGGTCTTCCCGCTGGAGCTTCTCCATCACCGGCTCCTGTTTTGCGGGATCCATGGACCGGATCTCCGGCCGCTCAACAAACCCCTCCACGATGTGGCGCGCCACTTCCGACGCTTTCTTTTTCAGCCTGTCGAGGTCGGAGATGAAGTACTCGGAGAGGGACTTCTTCGCCCGCTCCAGAAGTTCGTCGTGGGAGATGCTCGTGGTCCTTCCCTGCTCGTACTGTTCCATCACCCACTTGTTCATCTTGGCAAGACCAGGGTGGCGCTTGTCGATCTTCTTGTCCGAATCCAGCCCGAGGTGGCTGTTCACCCATTGGGCAATGCCGGCGATGCCTGATTTATCGGTGATGATCACGCCCATGGGCCGCTTCAGGATCTTCGAGGTGTCGAAGATATTGTAGATCTCCTCGTTCTTCAGCATGCCGTCGGCATGGATGCCGGCGCTCGTGGAGTTGAACTCCGAACCCACAAAGGGATAGTTGGCCGGGATCGGGAAGTTCAATTCCCTTCTGAAGTACTCGGCCATGTCCGTGATGGCCGCGGTGTCGATGCCGGAATCATTCCCCGTGAGGCTGATATAATCGATGATCATGGCCTCAATGGGCGTATTGCCCGTACGCTCGCCAAATCCCAGCAACGCGCCGTTCACGGCCGAGCAGCCGTACATCCACGCGGCCACGCCGTTGACGAGCACCTTGTGAAAATCGTTGTGGCCATGCCATTCGAGCTGCTCCGACGGCACGCCGCCGTCGTGGATCAGGGCGTAAAAGATCTCGGGCACGCCGCGCGGGAGGGCCGTGCCCGGGAAGGGGAAACCGTAGCCCATGGTGTCGCAGGCCCTGACCTTGACCGGGATCTTGGCCGCTTCCGAGAGCTTCATCAGCTCCTGCACAAAGGGGATGACGAACCCGTAGAAATCCGCCCGGGTGATGTCTTCGAGGTGGCAGCGGGGAATGATGCCCTGCTCCAGCGCCGTTGCAACGATATCGAGGTACTGCTGGAGCGCTTCCTTGCGGGACAGGTTGAGCTTCAGGAAAATGTGATAGTCGGAGCATGACGTGAGAATGCCCGTTTCCCTGAGCCCCATCTCCTTCACCAGTTTGAAATCTTTTTTGTTCGCCCTGATCCAGCCCGTGATCTCGGGAAAGCGGTAGCCTCGCTCCATGCAGAGCTTCACTGCTTCGCGGTCCTTTTCAGAGTACAGAAAGAATTCGGTCTGCCGGATCACGCCCTGAGGCCCGCTCATCCGGTGCATGAAGTCGAAGATGTCAGCGATCTGCCTGGGCGTATAGGGCGGCCGCGACTGTTGACCATCCCGGAACGTGGTGTCCGTGATCCAGATATCCTTCGGAATATTGGTCTGGATCATCCGGTCCTCGAGCACCACCCGGGGCACGCTTGAATAGGGGAACATGTCCCGGTACAGAACCGGATCTTTCACGTTCTTGAGTTCGAAGGGTGTTTTGATGGTCTGCTTTTTGATGGCCAAGGTAACCTCCGGTTTACAAATAAATTGAAAATTGAAGATTTGAGATTGCACAATGTAAATAAACAGGGCGTCAATTTAAGATTTCCAATTTCCAATCTTCAATTTCCAATGAGCCGTCATGCTCCCCTGATGCCCCTGATCGCAGCCGCATAATCCTTCTTGCCGAATACTGCCGAACCTGCCACAAGGATATCAGCGCCCGCTTCGGCGATCTGTGCCGCATTTTCAGGCTTCACTCCTCCGTCCACCTCGATCTCGATCTTCAGGCCCAGTGCGTCGATCCGCTTCCGGAGCTGCCGGATCTTGTCAATTGCCGAGGGGATGAACGACTGGCCGCCAAAGCCCGGGTTCACGGACATGATGAGCACCATGTCGAGTTCCGGCAGAATATAATCGAGACTCGAAAGAGGCGTCGCGGGGTTCAAGGACACCGCCGCCTTCACGCCCTTGTGCTCCCGGATCGACTGGATCAGCCTGTTCAGGTGAAATGCGGTCTCCACATGTACGGCAATATAATCAGCCCCCGCCCTCGCGAAATCGGCAATGTACAGCTCCGGGTTGGTGATCATCAGGTGCACGTCGAGCGGCAGCTTCGTGCTTTTACGGGCCGCTTCCACGATCAGCGGGCCAATGGTGATGTTCGGCACAAAGTGCCCGTCCATCACATCGACATGGATGATATCGGCGCCGGCGGCCTCGACCGCTTTGATCTCCTCGCCCAGCCGGGAGAAGTCGGCGGACAGGATTGAAGGAGCTACTTTTATTTTTTTCGTCATGGTATTCCTCTAAAAATAAAAATTGGAAGTTGGAAATTGCAAATTGAAAATTTCAAAATGAATTGCACAGTGATATCGGCTTTGTTCGATTTCTCAAATTTACAATTTAAAATTTCCAATCTCCAATTTCCAATTGCGCGGCCCGCGGCCGCGCTATCTATTCACCACAATATCAACCGTCGCATCCCTGGCAACGGGCGACCCCGCCCCCGGCTTCTGCTGGATGACGATCCGGTCCGTTCCTGTTTCCTCGTTCCCGGGGGGCCTCGTGATGACCCTGCGCTGCAGGCCTATCCTGTCGATGATCCTGAGCGCCTCTTTCGCTTTTTTCCCCGTCAGCGCCGGCATGACATACAGCGGCGCTTTATTGCCCGCACTGATAAGCAGGCTGATGCCGCTCCCTTTTTCAAGCGGGTTCCCGGCCTCCGGCCCCTGCGCGATCACCATATCGCGCTCCACGCGGTCCGAGAACACCCTTGACACCGTTCCGGGGGAAAAACCCGCCTGCCGTATCATCATGTCGGCCTTGCGAAAGTTTTCCCCCACCAGTTTTAACGCCTGAGTGTCACTCGGCCCCTGGCTGACGACCACGCGCACCTGCCGGCCCTTTTTTATCCCGACCTCCGGCGCCGGCGATTGGGAAATTACCGCGTCCCTCGGCAGGGTCGGATGAGCTTCCCGCCGGTCCACCTTGAGCTGCAATCCCTGCTGGGCAACCGTCTCGATCACGTTCACGATGTCCTGTCCCGTAAGGTCAGGCATGCGCACTTCTTCCTGTCGAAGAAGCAGCGCGACAACTGCGAATGCACTCAAAATTCCCACGCCGATGAGTGCAATGAATAAACCCAGACCTTTGAGAAACCGTTCCATGTCAGAACTCGCATTTTACCACAGTAAAATTACAATGCAAGAACTTCTGGGCCTGCCATTCCTATGCCCTATTCCCCTGCAGTTCCGAACTCCACACTCCGAACTCCGAACTGACTTAACGTGCCCCTTGACCTATCTTCTCTTCACCATCCTCACGCCGAAGAACCCATCCATCTCCGGCGCCTGCGGGAACGTCCTGAAAAGGCCCTTTGCATCCACAAGCGCTGCAGCAGCCCGCGGAAGAAAAGGGCGAGGATCATCGATGCTGAAAGAGCTTCCCGGTCCCGTGAGAAACCAGGTTATAACGTCATCGTTCTCTTCAGGCTCCGTGGTACAGGTGGCGTAAACGAGCGTCCCGCCGGGCTTCAGCAGGACAGCGCAGTTCTCGAGGATCCGCCTCTGGAGCGTCGTATGCTCGCTCACCGTCCGCTCTTCCTTGTTCCACCTGCCGTCGGGATGCCTGCGCAGCACGCCGAGGCCGGAGCAGGGCGCATCGATCAGCACCCTGTCAAAGACCCCTGCATGATACTTCGATGCATCACCCTGCATTGGCGAGATGATCGTGGTTCCGAGCCTCCTGCTGTTCTCGCGGATCTTCGCGATCCGGGAGGCATCAAGCTCGATCGCCACGACGCTGCCCTGGTCGTGCATGAGCTCGGCCAGGTGCGTTGCCTTGCCGCCGGGGGCCGCGCAGGCATCCATGATCGTCTCGCCTGGTTGAGGCGTGAGCAGCAGACTGATGAGCTGGGCCGCCTGGTCCTGGACCATGAACCAGCCGTCCCGATAGGCCTGAAGTGCTCGAAGCCACTGCGGTGAGAAAAGAATGTCAAGACCGGCGGGAGAACGGGTTGTCTCCGAGACCTGCACCCCCTCGGCTTCCAGTGCGGCCCGGAGAGCGGCCCGCGTCGTCTTAAGCGTATTTGTCCTGATCGTGAGCAGCGCGGGACGATTGTTCTCCACAAGCAGCGTCTCCGCCGCCTCAGCGCCGTACCGCGAGACCCAGCGTTTCACGAGCCAGGCCGGGTGCGAATAGAGCATCGACAGGCGCGCGACCGGATCCCCGGATTCAGGATACTTGATCGTGCTCCGCTTTCTGTCCAGGCCTCTGAGCAGTCCGTTCACATATCCGTGCTTGTTGCCATGCTCTTTTGCGAGATCCACTGCCGTGTTCACGGCAGCGCTCACCGGCACCCGGTCAAGGAAGAACATCTGGTAGGCGCCGAGCCGCAGGATATTCCGGGTCCAAACGTCCGTTTTTTCCACGGGCTGGACGGAAAATTGATTCAGTGTCCAGTCAAGCAGGGCTCGATTCCGGAGCACGCCGTACACGAGCTCAAGCAGGAACGCGCTGTCGCGCGCATCCAGGCTCTGTCGCGCCTGGGCAAGCGGCGTATCGATAAAGACGCCGTTCTCGGCACGGCAAAGGATCGTGAGCGCCGTCTCCCGCGGGATATCCTTATCCCCTCTGCGAAAGTCAGCCCCGGTCTTCGGTGAGCGGTTCGCGTCATTCATAGGCATGACAACGTATGCTCTTCCTCCGGAGTAACTAAGGAATTAAATTCGCAACTATTCAGCATTATGACCTTCCCTTCGGCAGCCCATATTACTAAACTGTCATTCCCGGGGAATTCATCGGGAATATGGTTTTCCTAAAATACGTAAAGAACCGGATCCCCGATAGAAACATTCGGGGATGACCTAAGATGGATATCAGAGAGCTGATGTTAGATTAGATGAATAGCCACAAAAATGAATTGGTTTTCTCTGCGCCCTCTGCGACTCTGCGGTTAAATCAGATTTTTTTCGCGGACACAAATTATCATTTTGCATTTTGCATTGGCTGCGGCCGGTTGCCGCCTGCGAAGAAATCAAGCGCTTCAGCGACCCGGGTGAGATCTACGCTGGTGTTGAAGCAGGGACCAAAGGGACGATCGTTCAGGATCCCGATCACGGGCAGGGGGTAGGCGTCCTGGATGCCGCTTGTCAAGTCACGCTCGCAGGCAACGGCTATGATCGCTTCCGGCTTTGCTTCCGCCACCCTGCGCCGGGCGAGCGTTCCACCCGTGGCCACGGAGAGGTGTACGTTGTATTTCCGGGCCAGTTCCACGAGGTCCTTGATCTTGCACTTGCCGCATGCCTGGCACTTTGATACGTCGCTCGTGACCTTGATCGCGCAATCGCTGAACTGGAGGCAATGCGGCATCAGCAGCAGGACGCGCTTGGGCCTGCTTTCCGCGTAGCGCGCGCGAACGAG
The DNA window shown above is from Nitrospirota bacterium and carries:
- a CDS encoding histone-lysine N-methyltransferase, producing MAIKKQTIKTPFELKNVKDPVLYRDMFPYSSVPRVVLEDRMIQTNIPKDIWITDTTFRDGQQSRPPYTPRQIADIFDFMHRMSGPQGVIRQTEFFLYSEKDREAVKLCMERGYRFPEITGWIRANKKDFKLVKEMGLRETGILTSCSDYHIFLKLNLSRKEALQQYLDIVATALEQGIIPRCHLEDITRADFYGFVIPFVQELMKLSEAAKIPVKVRACDTMGYGFPFPGTALPRGVPEIFYALIHDGGVPSEQLEWHGHNDFHKVLVNGVAAWMYGCSAVNGALLGFGERTGNTPIEAMIIDYISLTGNDSGIDTAAITDMAEYFRRELNFPIPANYPFVGSEFNSTSAGIHADGMLKNEEIYNIFDTSKILKRPMGVIITDKSGIAGIAQWVNSHLGLDSDKKIDKRHPGLAKMNKWVMEQYEQGRTTSISHDELLERAKKSLSEYFISDLDRLKKKASEVARHIVEGFVERPEIRSMDPAKQEPVMEKLQREDPYIQFAYVVNKEGNKITKNITDIENKAKYEVAGLGDNFSDRSWFINPMKDGKSFVSDFYTSKITGALCITVSAPIADDASTIVGVFGVDIRFEDLVRAE
- the rpe gene encoding ribulose-phosphate 3-epimerase, with the protein product MTKKIKVAPSILSADFSRLGEEIKAVEAAGADIIHVDVMDGHFVPNITIGPLIVEAARKSTKLPLDVHLMITNPELYIADFARAGADYIAVHVETAFHLNRLIQSIREHKGVKAAVSLNPATPLSSLDYILPELDMVLIMSVNPGFGGQSFIPSAIDKIRQLRKRIDALGLKIEIEVDGGVKPENAAQIAEAGADILVAGSAVFGKKDYAAAIRGIRGA
- a CDS encoding PASTA domain-containing protein translates to MERFLKGLGLFIALIGVGILSAFAVVALLLRQEEVRMPDLTGQDIVNVIETVAQQGLQLKVDRREAHPTLPRDAVISQSPAPEVGIKKGRQVRVVVSQGPSDTQALKLVGENFRKADMMIRQAGFSPGTVSRVFSDRVERDMVIAQGPEAGNPLEKGSGISLLISAGNKAPLYVMPALTGKKAKEALRIIDRIGLQRRVITRPPGNEETGTDRIVIQQKPGAGSPVARDATVDIVVNR
- the rsmB gene encoding 16S rRNA (cytosine(967)-C(5))-methyltransferase RsmB; this encodes MPMNDANRSPKTGADFRRGDKDIPRETALTILCRAENGVFIDTPLAQARQSLDARDSAFLLELVYGVLRNRALLDWTLNQFSVQPVEKTDVWTRNILRLGAYQMFFLDRVPVSAAVNTAVDLAKEHGNKHGYVNGLLRGLDRKRSTIKYPESGDPVARLSMLYSHPAWLVKRWVSRYGAEAAETLLVENNRPALLTIRTNTLKTTRAALRAALEAEGVQVSETTRSPAGLDILFSPQWLRALQAYRDGWFMVQDQAAQLISLLLTPQPGETIMDACAAPGGKATHLAELMHDQGSVVAIELDASRIAKIRENSRRLGTTIISPMQGDASKYHAGVFDRVLIDAPCSGLGVLRRHPDGRWNKEERTVSEHTTLQRRILENCAVLLKPGGTLVYATCTTEPEENDDVITWFLTGPGSSFSIDDPRPFLPRAAAALVDAKGLFRTFPQAPEMDGFFGVRMVKRR
- a CDS encoding DUF116 domain-containing protein — protein: MSEPKKRIFIGLIVFTVMFITAVAVVIYLIPYVGLRNIHPLAPTIVLYGMAAALGLLILGVGLLILTLVRGKEIFFASRLRGIVIEVLFPIMIVLGKLLGLSKEKVQQSFVEVNNLLVRARYAESRPKRVLLLMPHCLQFSDCAIKVTSDVSKCQACGKCKIKDLVELARKYNVHLSVATGGTLARRRVAEAKPEAIIAVACERDLTSGIQDAYPLPVIGILNDRPFGPCFNTSVDLTRVAEALDFFAGGNRPQPMQNAK